Proteins encoded within one genomic window of Elusimicrobiota bacterium:
- the hisD gene encoding histidinol dehydrogenase gives KIDTNLKHAINHAAENIEFFHKCERNKITKSWKYSNKGKTVGQIVKPVETICVYIAGGKYAYYPSIVLMTVIPARIAGVKNIYIATPPANITPSVLYAAKAAKVDKVFRVGGPQAIAGFAFGTEALPKADMIIGPGSSYVTEAKRQLFGNVGIDLIAGPSEVALICDSSSNPVYIAYDLLAQIEHAPDAKGYLYCDSKRVIEKVKKLIEKEIKKNKEDIPHLSVKRQIIMDCCSLQQSIDKVNKIAPEHLQIMHRGAKSIVSKIKNAGAVFIGKYSPVAAGDYYAGPSHTLPTAGTARFSSGLSVQTFMKKTSYIEYDNKALKRDSKDIIQLAYTEGLRMHGKSVKVRT, from the coding sequence ACAAAATAGACACAAATTTAAAACACGCCATAAATCACGCCGCAGAAAATATCGAATTCTTCCACAAATGCGAGCGCAATAAAATCACAAAATCCTGGAAATACTCAAACAAGGGTAAAACTGTCGGGCAGATTGTAAAGCCGGTTGAAACCATTTGTGTTTACATCGCCGGAGGTAAATACGCCTATTACCCTTCTATTGTGCTGATGACAGTAATCCCTGCCAGGATAGCTGGGGTTAAAAATATATACATCGCTACGCCACCGGCGAACATTACCCCGTCGGTATTATATGCTGCAAAAGCAGCAAAAGTTGACAAAGTATTCCGTGTCGGAGGCCCGCAGGCCATCGCGGGATTTGCTTTTGGAACTGAGGCCCTGCCGAAAGCTGACATGATAATAGGGCCGGGCAGCAGTTATGTCACTGAAGCTAAGAGGCAATTATTCGGTAACGTCGGAATTGATTTAATTGCCGGACCCAGCGAGGTTGCATTAATCTGCGATTCATCTTCAAATCCGGTATATATTGCCTATGACCTGCTAGCCCAGATAGAACATGCTCCTGATGCAAAAGGATATTTGTACTGCGACTCAAAGAGAGTAATAGAAAAGGTAAAAAAACTTATCGAGAAAGAAATAAAGAAAAACAAGGAAGATATTCCTCATTTATCCGTTAAAAGACAAATAATCATGGACTGCTGCAGCCTGCAACAGTCTATTGATAAAGTAAATAAAATTGCTCCGGAACACTTGCAGATAATGCACAGAGGAGCAAAAAGTATAGTATCGAAAATAAAAAATGCAGGGGCGGTATTTATCGGCAAATATTCACCGGTTGCCGCAGGCGATTATTATGCAGGGCCCTCTCATACCCTGCCTACCGCAGGAACAGCCAGGTTTTCTTCCGGGCTGTCAGTACAGACATTTATGAAAAAAACCAGTTATATCGAATATGATAACAAAGCCTTGAAAAGAGATTCAAAAGACATTATTCAGCTTGCATACACAGAAGGCCTCAGAATGCACGGAAAGTCTGTAAAAGTCAGAACATAG
- the hisB gene encoding imidazoleglycerol-phosphate dehydratase HisB: MKANIERRTKETAIKMLLNLSGKGKHSVRTSIAFMDHMLTLFAHHGNFDLIVSAKGDTEIDDHHLVEDIGIVLGQAVKKALGDKKGIQRYGNFLMPMDEALSYIAIDISARPCLVYKVKFAKSFAEKFNYSLLEEFFQAFANNAGVTLHISMKHGRNNHHIAESIFKGFGRALAQAVKKDAKIKRVPSTKGKL; encoded by the coding sequence ATGAAAGCAAACATAGAACGCAGGACAAAAGAAACTGCTATAAAGATGCTGCTGAACCTCTCGGGAAAAGGGAAGCATAGCGTTAGAACATCCATCGCGTTTATGGATCATATGCTCACCTTGTTTGCACATCACGGGAATTTTGACCTAATTGTATCCGCAAAAGGCGATACTGAAATAGATGACCATCATTTAGTTGAAGATATCGGCATTGTGCTGGGGCAGGCAGTAAAAAAAGCGCTCGGCGACAAAAAGGGGATTCAAAGGTATGGAAATTTCCTGATGCCGATGGATGAAGCATTATCCTATATAGCAATAGACATTTCCGCAAGGCCCTGCCTGGTTTATAAGGTAAAATTCGCAAAATCCTTCGCGGAAAAATTTAATTACAGTTTGCTGGAAGAGTTTTTTCAGGCATTTGCAAATAACGCAGGGGTCACTCTTCATATCTCCATGAAACATGGAAGGAACAATCATCATATTGCTGAATCAATTTTTAAAGGTTTTGGAAGGGCTCTTGCGCAGGCAGTAAAAAAAGACGCTAAAATAAAAAGAGTGCCTTCAACAAAAGGAAAACTTTAA
- the hisA gene encoding 1-(5-phosphoribosyl)-5-[(5-phosphoribosylamino)methylideneamino]imidazole-4-carboxamide isomerase, with the protein MIIIPAIDIHLGKCVMLTQGKIEKETIYSNDPVFMAKMWQSKGAKRIHIVDLDGAFRGTPQHVDCIAQIRKSFIGIIQLGGGIRDEKAISHFIELGIDKLILGTLMVYNPELTRKTIKKYGDKIIGAVDITDGKIAIGGWKEITETNAVDFAKKLKDNGMKEIIVTDVTKDGTLEGANIEEIGNIARTSGLSVFASGGIGSLEDVKKVKEIEKDGVAGVIIGKALYNESVKFEDLLKI; encoded by the coding sequence ATGATAATTATTCCGGCGATTGATATTCATCTGGGCAAATGTGTAATGTTAACCCAGGGTAAAATAGAAAAAGAAACGATTTATTCAAACGATCCTGTTTTCATGGCAAAAATGTGGCAATCTAAAGGCGCTAAAAGGATCCATATAGTTGACCTTGACGGCGCATTCCGCGGCACTCCCCAGCACGTAGATTGTATTGCCCAGATAAGAAAATCTTTCATCGGGATAATCCAGCTCGGCGGCGGAATAAGGGACGAGAAAGCCATCAGTCATTTTATTGAACTGGGCATAGATAAGCTTATTCTTGGAACTTTGATGGTTTATAACCCGGAACTGACAAGAAAAACAATAAAAAAATACGGCGATAAAATCATAGGCGCGGTAGACATAACTGACGGAAAAATAGCCATCGGCGGCTGGAAAGAAATTACGGAAACGAATGCGGTCGATTTTGCAAAGAAACTTAAAGATAACGGCATGAAAGAAATTATAGTAACTGATGTGACAAAAGACGGCACTTTGGAAGGCGCAAATATCGAAGAGATAGGCAATATCGCCCGTACCAGCGGGCTTAGTGTTTTCGCTTCCGGCGGCATCGGCTCGCTTGAAGATGTAAAAAAAGTCAAGGAGATAGAAAAAGACGGAGTTGCCGGGGTAATAATCGGGAAAGCGCTGTATAATGAATCCGTAAAATTTGAAGACTTGTTGAAAATATAA
- the hisI gene encoding phosphoribosyl-AMP cyclohydrolase codes for MNNKIADSLKYDANGLILAIVQDYKTGKVLMVAYMNRESFLLTSKNKKACFFSRSRQKLWLKGESSGNVQLVKEIFVDCDADCILLKVKQIGGAACHTGYQSCFYRKIDKNLLKVTGKPLFDPKKVYGKK; via the coding sequence ATGAACAACAAAATAGCTGATTCACTGAAATATGACGCAAACGGGCTGATACTAGCCATAGTTCAGGATTATAAAACCGGCAAAGTATTGATGGTAGCTTATATGAACAGGGAATCCTTCCTGTTGACCTCAAAAAACAAAAAAGCCTGTTTTTTCAGCCGTTCCAGGCAAAAACTATGGCTTAAAGGCGAATCATCAGGCAATGTCCAGCTGGTAAAAGAGATATTTGTAGATTGCGACGCAGACTGCATTCTGTTAAAAGTTAAACAAATCGGCGGTGCCGCATGCCATACGGGATACCAGTCCTGTTTCTATAGAAAAATAGATAAAAACTTATTGAAGGTTACCGGAAAACCATTGTTTGACCCGAAAAAGGTTTACGGTAAAAAGTAA
- the trpE gene encoding anthranilate synthase component I yields the protein MFYPPLEEFKKIAVNHNIIPVYKEILADCETPVSTFAKLALEKDYSYLLESVEGTERWGRYSFISWDPKLIFKSKNKKYEIIENKQVFKSNSENPLSELKKLMAAYKPAVIKGLPRFWGGAVGYIGYEMIHNFEDIARINQNLEQLPDAILLFTDTIIIFDHFTHKTKIVACVDLAQKNVNLNKQYSDACKKIDSIIKELRNKRNLDISNFLDFNRENKHVVEPKSNNTKTEYMDNVKKAKEYIRAGDIIQTVISQRFEKKISVHPFKIYRVLRTVNPSPYMYYLNLKDFQLIGSSPEILVRKEDDMAELRPIAGTKPRGKDEAEEKKYEKALLASPKEKAEHIMLVDLGRNDLGRVCDFNSIKIPELMVIERYSHVIHLVSFIIGKLKKGMDAFDLFEACFPAGTVSGAPKIRAMEIIAELEKTPRETYAGSVGYFSYSGNMDMAITIRTILFKDKTAYVQAGAGLVADSDPETEFYETQNKAKALFSAIDLAESSN from the coding sequence ATGTTCTACCCTCCCTTAGAAGAATTCAAAAAAATTGCCGTAAACCATAACATTATTCCCGTATATAAGGAAATTCTTGCTGATTGCGAGACCCCTGTCTCTACGTTTGCAAAATTAGCGCTGGAAAAGGATTATTCCTACCTGCTGGAAAGCGTAGAAGGAACCGAAAGGTGGGGGAGATATTCTTTCATTTCCTGGGATCCAAAACTTATATTCAAATCCAAAAATAAAAAGTACGAGATTATAGAAAATAAACAAGTTTTTAAGTCAAACTCTGAAAATCCTTTATCGGAACTAAAAAAACTTATGGCGGCCTATAAGCCCGCGGTTATCAAGGGCCTGCCCAGATTCTGGGGCGGGGCGGTAGGCTATATTGGCTACGAGATGATCCATAACTTTGAAGATATAGCGAGGATAAACCAGAACCTGGAGCAGCTGCCTGATGCTATCCTGCTTTTTACGGACACAATAATTATTTTTGACCATTTCACGCATAAAACAAAAATCGTTGCCTGTGTCGACCTTGCGCAAAAAAATGTAAATTTAAACAAACAGTATTCTGACGCCTGTAAAAAGATAGATTCAATAATCAAAGAACTACGCAATAAACGCAATCTTGATATTTCTAATTTTCTTGATTTCAACCGGGAAAATAAGCATGTTGTCGAGCCTAAATCAAATAACACAAAAACAGAATATATGGATAATGTAAAAAAAGCGAAGGAGTATATCCGGGCTGGTGATATTATCCAGACAGTAATATCTCAAAGGTTTGAAAAGAAAATCAGTGTTCACCCTTTTAAAATATACCGTGTTCTTAGGACGGTCAATCCTTCACCCTACATGTATTATCTCAACTTGAAGGATTTTCAGCTGATAGGGTCGTCTCCTGAAATACTTGTGAGAAAAGAAGACGATATGGCTGAACTCAGGCCCATTGCCGGCACCAAACCCCGGGGCAAAGACGAAGCGGAAGAAAAAAAATACGAAAAAGCGTTATTGGCTTCTCCAAAGGAAAAAGCAGAACATATAATGCTTGTGGACCTTGGAAGAAACGACCTGGGCAGAGTTTGCGATTTTAATTCTATCAAAATACCAGAATTGATGGTTATAGAGAGATACTCGCATGTGATCCATCTGGTTTCATTCATAATAGGAAAACTTAAAAAAGGCATGGACGCTTTTGACCTTTTTGAAGCCTGTTTCCCTGCCGGCACGGTTTCAGGCGCGCCGAAAATAAGAGCCATGGAAATAATTGCCGAGCTTGAGAAAACTCCCCGCGAAACCTACGCGGGCTCAGTTGGATATTTCTCTTATTCCGGAAACATGGATATGGCAATAACGATAAGAACTATTTTATTTAAAGATAAAACTGCATATGTCCAGGCGGGAGCGGGCCTGGTAGCTGATTCAGACCCTGAAACAGAATTTTACGAAACGCAAAATAAGGCAAAAGCGCTTTTTTCAGCCATTGATTTAGCTGAATCATCAAACTAA
- a CDS encoding aminodeoxychorismate/anthranilate synthase component II, with amino-acid sequence MILVIDNYDSFTYNLVQYLGEIVAGKAGTRQSIAVYRNDKITAAQIEKINPDYIIISPGPCTPKEAGISVEVARKFAGKIPILGVCLGHQSIVYAFGGKIVRAKKLMHGKTSQVYHDKKTIFKGIANPFDAARYHSLLAEKKSLPKMFQITAWTKDGEIMGVRSKIHKCPVEGVQFHPESILTIEGKKLLRNFLKLK; translated from the coding sequence ATGATACTTGTAATAGATAACTACGATTCATTTACCTACAATCTTGTCCAGTATTTAGGGGAAATAGTCGCTGGAAAAGCGGGAACCCGGCAGTCTATTGCGGTTTACCGCAACGATAAAATAACGGCTGCTCAAATTGAAAAAATAAATCCGGATTACATAATAATTTCACCCGGGCCTTGCACGCCGAAAGAAGCCGGCATTTCGGTTGAAGTTGCTAGAAAATTCGCAGGTAAAATACCTATTCTGGGAGTATGCCTGGGGCATCAATCGATAGTCTACGCTTTCGGCGGCAAAATTGTAAGAGCCAAAAAACTTATGCACGGGAAAACCTCGCAGGTTTATCATGATAAAAAAACGATATTCAAAGGAATAGCCAATCCTTTTGATGCCGCCAGGTATCATTCGCTTCTGGCAGAAAAAAAATCGCTTCCAAAAATGTTCCAGATAACTGCCTGGACTAAAGACGGTGAGATTATGGGAGTGAGAAGCAAAATACATAAATGCCCGGTTGAAGGAGTACAGTTTCACCCGGAGTCAATTTTAACCATAGAGGGCAAAAAGCTTTTAAGGAACTTTTTGAAACTAAAATGA
- the trpD gene encoding anthranilate phosphoribosyltransferase: MIKEAIQKVVIGKNLTEKEASEVMTEIMSGQASEAQISSFITALRMKGETIDEITGCAKVMRQFAVPFVSTVPRSERILDTCGTGGDSSKTFNISTVTAFVAVGAGAFVAKHGNRSVSSSCGSADLMESLGIKLELTREQAQQCLTEVGIVFLFAPAWHTAMKYAVGPRKQIGIRTIFNVLGPLSNPASASAQLLGVYASELCEPLAYALKNMGARHAFVFHSADNLDEISICDETKIYELSNNKIKSYTIRPEDFGIERSQLIEIVGGDVNENTKITIEILSGQKGARRNAVILNAGAALVAAGKAKDIKEGIKLAEKSIDSGKALKKVEELKQFTNK; this comes from the coding sequence ATGATCAAAGAAGCCATACAAAAAGTAGTCATTGGAAAGAACCTTACGGAAAAAGAAGCATCTGAAGTTATGACTGAAATAATGTCCGGGCAGGCCAGCGAAGCCCAGATTTCTTCTTTTATTACCGCTTTGCGCATGAAAGGCGAAACAATCGATGAAATTACAGGATGCGCAAAAGTAATGCGCCAGTTTGCGGTTCCGTTTGTGTCAACAGTACCCCGTTCAGAAAGAATACTTGATACCTGCGGTACCGGAGGTGATTCCAGCAAAACCTTCAACATATCAACTGTAACAGCGTTTGTTGCGGTTGGCGCGGGCGCATTTGTAGCGAAACACGGAAACAGGTCGGTTTCATCATCCTGCGGAAGCGCTGATTTGATGGAATCATTAGGGATAAAACTTGAGCTTACCAGAGAACAGGCCCAGCAGTGTTTAACAGAAGTAGGTATCGTTTTTCTTTTTGCTCCCGCCTGGCACACAGCAATGAAATATGCTGTCGGGCCGCGCAAACAAATCGGTATAAGGACAATTTTTAATGTATTAGGCCCTTTATCCAACCCAGCGAGCGCATCCGCCCAGCTTTTAGGCGTATATGCTTCTGAACTATGCGAGCCGCTTGCCTATGCTTTAAAAAATATGGGGGCTAGACACGCATTTGTTTTTCATTCAGCGGATAATTTAGACGAAATTTCTATTTGTGATGAAACAAAAATTTATGAATTATCAAACAACAAGATCAAAAGCTACACCATCAGGCCGGAAGATTTTGGCATTGAAAGGTCACAGCTCATCGAAATTGTTGGCGGAGATGTGAATGAAAATACAAAGATAACCATTGAAATACTTTCAGGGCAGAAAGGCGCGAGGCGTAACGCAGTCATTTTAAATGCCGGCGCGGCCCTGGTGGCCGCAGGAAAAGCAAAAGACATTAAAGAAGGGATTAAACTTGCCGAAAAATCAATCGATTCAGGCAAGGCGCTTAAAAAAGTGGAAGAACTTAAACAATTTACAAATAAGTGA
- the trpC gene encoding indole-3-glycerol phosphate synthase TrpC has translation MEGFLTKILTEKKESVLQKRAKLPLSKLQEMLKRVSPARNFKESISKKSTFNIIGEIKKASPSAGIIRPLYDAGKLAKELADGGVSAISVLTEEKHFHGDLFHLIRAYDSAPIPILRKDFIIDEYQIFEARAYFADAVLLIAELLSEQQLCDYLAVCKSIGLSALVELHNENQIDKVIKANPDIIGINNRNLDDFSVDISSTFKIKKKLPEGKIVVSESGIKTKYDIFKLKDAGINAALIGETLMRAENIKSKLIELIM, from the coding sequence ATGGAAGGTTTCCTAACTAAAATATTAACCGAAAAGAAAGAATCTGTTCTGCAAAAAAGAGCAAAGCTTCCGCTGTCAAAACTTCAGGAAATGTTAAAGAGAGTCTCTCCTGCCAGGAATTTCAAAGAATCAATTTCAAAAAAATCAACTTTCAACATAATCGGGGAAATAAAGAAAGCTTCTCCTTCAGCGGGAATTATCCGCCCGCTTTATGACGCAGGCAAACTTGCAAAAGAACTTGCTGACGGGGGCGTTTCCGCTATTTCTGTGCTGACAGAGGAAAAACATTTCCATGGGGATTTATTTCATTTAATAAGGGCTTATGACAGCGCGCCCATCCCTATTTTAAGAAAAGATTTTATTATAGATGAATACCAGATTTTTGAAGCCAGGGCCTATTTCGCTGATGCGGTTCTGCTGATTGCAGAATTACTGAGCGAACAGCAGTTGTGCGACTATTTAGCTGTTTGCAAAAGCATCGGCCTTTCTGCTTTGGTAGAATTGCATAATGAAAATCAGATAGATAAAGTAATCAAAGCAAACCCGGATATTATAGGAATAAATAACAGAAATCTTGATGATTTTTCAGTTGATATTAGTTCTACTTTCAAGATAAAGAAGAAGCTTCCGGAAGGCAAGATTGTTGTTTCTGAAAGCGGTATAAAGACAAAGTATGATATTTTCAAGCTGAAGGATGCGGGGATAAATGCTGCGCTTATCGGCGAAACGCTGATGCGTGCAGAAAACATAAAAAGCAAGTTAATTGAATTGATAATGTGA
- a CDS encoding phosphoribosylanthranilate isomerase: MTKIKICGITNFQDASDAVMLGADFLGFNFYKDSKRKISVKNAADIIKKLPPVFIPVGIFVDDVIDNIALTVKKSGVKHVQLHGNEPPEYCTELTAKLAGQDIKIIKAFRVKGEETLNQIELFKDVVDYFLLDSYVEGELGGTGVSMEANISSEEIDSEVKPAVSGWDIAIEAKRYNKPIFLAGGLTPENVEEAIEKVLPFAVDVASGVERLQRRKDYEKLKKFITSSKAY; this comes from the coding sequence ATGACTAAAATTAAAATTTGCGGGATTACCAATTTTCAGGATGCATCCGATGCCGTTATGCTCGGCGCCGATTTCCTCGGATTTAACTTCTACAAAGACAGCAAAAGAAAAATCTCCGTGAAAAACGCCGCTGATATAATAAAGAAACTACCACCAGTATTTATCCCGGTCGGCATCTTTGTTGATGATGTAATAGATAACATCGCTCTGACAGTAAAAAAATCCGGTGTAAAACACGTTCAACTGCATGGCAATGAGCCGCCTGAATATTGTACTGAGTTAACAGCCAAATTGGCCGGCCAGGATATAAAGATTATAAAAGCTTTCAGAGTAAAAGGGGAAGAAACCCTGAATCAAATTGAGCTGTTTAAGGATGTTGTGGATTATTTCCTTTTAGACAGCTATGTTGAAGGCGAACTTGGGGGTACCGGTGTTTCTATGGAGGCCAATATTTCTTCTGAAGAGATTGATTCTGAAGTCAAGCCGGCTGTTTCGGGCTGGGATATTGCAATAGAAGCAAAAAGGTATAATAAGCCTATATTTCTGGCCGGGGGGCTTACTCCGGAGAATGTGGAAGAGGCAATTGAGAAAGTCCTGCCATTTGCGGTGGATGTAGCTTCCGGCGTTGAGCGCCTCCAGCGCCGCAAAGATTACGAAAAATTAAAGAAATTCATCACCTCCTCAAAAGCATATTAA
- a CDS encoding nucleotidyltransferase family protein, with protein MTNRLKYITETTGKIIPVLKENNVTKAGIFGSFSRGDSRKNSDVDILVEIKKNISLLDFVDLKLKLESKIGRRVDLVEYGAIKPLLKKRILSEETRII; from the coding sequence ATGACAAATAGGTTAAAATATATCACAGAAACGACCGGGAAAATAATACCTGTTTTGAAAGAAAACAATGTAACAAAAGCGGGGATTTTTGGGTCTTTTTCAAGAGGGGATTCCAGGAAAAACAGCGATGTTGATATTCTTGTAGAAATTAAAAAGAACATCAGCCTGCTTGATTTTGTTGATTTAAAGCTAAAACTTGAGTCAAAAATTGGCCGAAGAGTTGACCTTGTTGAGTACGGTGCAATAAAGCCGTTATTGAAGAAACGGATTTTAAGTGAAGAAACGCGAATAATATGA
- the trpB gene encoding tryptophan synthase subunit beta translates to MNPTKKGYFGQFGGRFIPETLFSAIDELTEVYFRMKKNKAFNKKLAYYLENFVGRPTPLYFAENLTKYLKGPKIYFKREDLCHTGSHKINNTIGQILLAKEIGKKRIIAETGAGQHGVATATAAALFGLKCEVYMGEEDIRRQSVNVERMKLLGTKVVPVKSGTKTLKDAINEAMRDWVTNVEDTFYVIGSAIGPHPYPLMVRNFQSVIGKEVKRQIFKAEGRLPNYLLACVGGGSNSIGLFSPFYNDKKVKFIGVEAGGYGIKTVKHSATLSAGSVGILHGTKTYILQDKNGQILPTHSISAGLDYPGVGPEHSFYKDSKRAEYVSVNDKEVLKAFHFFSELEGIIPALESTHAIAYLLNNKNRFSKNDILVVGLSGRGDKDSTIVNENE, encoded by the coding sequence ATGAATCCTACTAAAAAAGGCTATTTTGGGCAGTTTGGCGGAAGGTTCATTCCTGAAACATTATTCAGCGCAATAGACGAGCTCACAGAAGTCTATTTCCGGATGAAAAAGAACAAAGCTTTCAATAAAAAATTAGCCTATTACCTCGAAAACTTCGTAGGCAGGCCGACCCCACTCTACTTCGCAGAAAACCTCACCAAATACCTCAAAGGCCCAAAAATTTATTTCAAAAGAGAAGACCTCTGCCATACCGGCTCTCATAAAATCAATAACACCATCGGCCAGATACTACTCGCCAAAGAAATTGGCAAAAAACGAATCATTGCTGAAACCGGCGCCGGCCAGCACGGCGTAGCCACTGCCACAGCCGCCGCTTTATTCGGGCTCAAATGCGAAGTATATATGGGCGAAGAAGACATCCGGCGCCAATCAGTAAACGTAGAAAGAATGAAGTTGTTGGGAACGAAAGTAGTTCCAGTCAAATCCGGTACAAAAACCCTAAAAGATGCCATAAATGAAGCTATGCGCGATTGGGTAACAAACGTTGAAGACACCTTCTACGTTATCGGTTCAGCTATAGGCCCACACCCTTATCCTTTAATGGTAAGAAATTTTCAAAGCGTAATAGGAAAAGAAGTAAAAAGACAGATATTTAAAGCCGAAGGCAGATTACCTAATTACCTTCTCGCCTGTGTAGGAGGAGGGTCTAATTCCATCGGTTTATTCTCGCCATTTTATAACGACAAAAAAGTGAAATTTATCGGTGTAGAAGCGGGCGGTTACGGCATTAAAACCGTAAAACATTCTGCAACGCTCAGCGCCGGTTCCGTAGGAATACTCCACGGCACAAAAACATATATCTTGCAGGATAAAAACGGCCAAATCCTGCCGACACATTCAATTTCGGCAGGGCTGGATTATCCCGGAGTCGGCCCTGAACATTCCTTTTACAAAGACTCAAAAAGGGCTGAATATGTATCAGTAAACGATAAAGAAGTTTTGAAAGCTTTCCATTTCTTTTCGGAACTTGAAGGCATCATCCCCGCTCTTGAATCCACCCACGCAATTGCGTATCTTTTAAATAACAAAAACCGGTTCTCTAAAAACGATATCCTGGTAGTAGGTTTGTCAGGCAGAGGGGACAAAGATTCAACAATAGTAAACGAAAATGAATAG
- the trpA gene encoding tryptophan synthase subunit alpha, whose protein sequence is MNRLENKLHQLKRQNKKALISYMTAGYPDIKSTEKIVSYLEKYGSDIIELGLPFSDPIADGPVIQNSSFKALQKGMTAKLILKIISNIRKRTQIPIIIMTYLNPVHRYGPEKFFADAKQAGVDGLIIPDITPEEGRFIINLSKKYNISVIFLITPTTAKSRQSFILNKSRGFVYVVSITGVTGSKKQFHPAIIKFIKEIRRKTHKPLMLGFGISAAGQVSNIKKLVNGIIIGSAIVKITGESKASELENNLSKFLTPFRKELGGEPHGN, encoded by the coding sequence ATGAATAGATTAGAAAATAAACTGCATCAATTAAAAAGACAGAATAAAAAAGCGCTGATCAGCTATATGACAGCAGGTTATCCTGATATTAAATCTACCGAAAAAATAGTATCATACCTTGAAAAATACGGTTCAGACATAATTGAGCTTGGCTTGCCTTTTTCCGACCCTATAGCGGACGGCCCCGTAATTCAAAACTCTTCCTTCAAAGCACTTCAAAAAGGAATGACCGCAAAACTGATACTGAAAATAATTTCCAACATCAGAAAACGCACGCAAATTCCTATCATAATAATGACCTATCTAAATCCGGTACACCGTTACGGACCGGAAAAATTCTTTGCTGACGCGAAACAAGCCGGGGTTGACGGCCTTATTATCCCTGACATTACTCCCGAAGAAGGCAGGTTCATAATAAATCTCTCAAAAAAATACAACATTTCCGTGATATTTCTTATAACGCCCACAACCGCAAAAAGCAGGCAGAGTTTTATCCTGAATAAAAGCCGCGGGTTTGTATATGTTGTTTCTATCACCGGAGTGACAGGCTCCAAGAAACAATTTCACCCGGCAATAATAAAGTTCATAAAAGAAATACGCAGAAAAACCCATAAACCTCTGATGCTGGGTTTCGGCATATCTGCTGCCGGCCAGGTCAGCAATATAAAAAAGCTTGTGAATGGAATTATAATCGGCTCCGCTATCGTGAAAATTACGGGAGAATCAAAAGCTTCCGAACTGGAAAACAATCTAAGCAAATTTTTAACACCGTTTCGAAAGGAATTGGGAGGAGAACCCCATGGCAATTGA